Below is a genomic region from Anoplolepis gracilipes chromosome 1, ASM4749672v1, whole genome shotgun sequence.
aaaatctctCGAAATGTTTGtagtttatataacaattttcaattattatacagggtgaggaaaaagtatggaaaccctgaaaaatttcgaaaaatataagttttacaaaaaaagaatctaaGGCAAGATTGAGAAAAGATCCGGCCATCTAAGACAAagatctattaattttttccatattttatattgaaaattgtaacaaattttaaaatatattatagtgttttgaaaagctacaaaaatttgcaattaaaaatagaatgctCCATTTAACAAATTGAagatgaccttcacgtgaccttcaagtGACTATTCAAGTTCAAATCAATGACATCATCTTATGTCCCTATTGAAACTatacttttgtctgaaacatttttctgtaaaacttatatttgtCGAGATTTTTCAGAGCTTCCATACTTTTCCTCaccttgtataatataaatttgtaacagaatatcgatattttaagtCGAAGAACATTTgaacatacaaaatattttattttacaaaaatctacaaagcattttttatacattgcaGATATTTCTTGCTTTTCTACtacatttttatcacaaatttcATCTCCATGTCAAGTCCcgataagaatttttttttcaaacatcaATGACGTTTACACGGTAACATTAATCCGGTTTAATAACAACTGTTGTTGCGACTACCGATGTTACATGTCGTATAACATGCCATATAAGTGCTTTACGCCGATGTTTGTATAACTGTTTGTGTAACGCTACTgttgttaaagaaaaagagcaGATTTGTAAATCCGGTTTTAAAGAAACCTGTATAAACACTTAAGTAAGTTTTGTTGTGCTTGCATtaccaatttaaaataaaattatataatatatcggtaataaaataatattaataatatattacaatacatttGGTTACATTAAAACCATTCTGTATAAACAATACGTTTTATGGAGATGTTATTAAACCTGTTATTAAGAGTGAGGTGTAAACGTAGTTAATGTCGTTTGCGCTGGCATGATTCTTTTCATTTggacatttttacaattaatgctCTTTTTCAAAAACCTAGagtattattgtaaaaatgtagTGAAAAATACGGATCAATCTGCTGATTAAGAGACGGATTCAACAACTGATTGTTCATTTTGATTCTCATGATGCGGATATTAGTTTGACGAGTATCAACTTTTTTCAGGAAGAACTTGTGGAATCTCGATGACATTACCCAATAGTCGCCATTGTCGTGTTTTGCCCATATAATTTCAGCAACAAACTGTAATTCTTCTGGACTATAAGCgagtattctaaaaaaatatataaaaaaaagtaattaattaattatatttatataattataattataataaatataataaaaaaacgctagtaataagtaaaaaaaaaacgcaaataAGAGCTAAGACGCGATAATTagaaagcaaattttttattatattacaaaataattcagtaaataaacattaattacgtaattattgtactttctgaataattttgtaatgtgataaaaagtaattgtttttattttgtgctcatattattataataaaaatatatttattcctgCTCTAcataattagtaaatataattttataaataataataattattaataatttaataattatcaaaattaagaaACAATCGAATGAAAATGgacattgtaaaaatgttatctCCATCTTAAATCTATTGTATGATAAcaacaaaattacaaaattgtttttaaatcaataagtCTATCacttataaattaagattattaacaataaaattaaaaatgaaataaaacaaatatctgagataaaaaaatataaacattaaagaaACAAGCaagtaagtattatataataattttttttgtatttcgtCTTTTTCTACAGGATTTACGATAGACCAAAGGTACATAGTATCGAAAATGGTTAAtacaatctaatttaatttgcaattatagTTTATTGTTTGGTATTTTTTGTACCTTTCCATTCGCGCTCGACTTTTATTTGCCTGtatctttaatattcatattattaattaaattattatattactaaagAAATAATAGCGGTAGTATTTCGATCAATAACATTTACAtgcaagaaagaaaatatttgcaacaaatatttgcattttttttagataaaagatAACGGAAAAGAAACAACTGACGTCACAGCTaactaattatgtatatgcatacataattCCTCTTGGAAAATCCTAACAGCCTAACTATATTATAagcaatttatatgtataagattgacttatacagtatattttaattattttgaattgaatatgataaaaccggttttaagattttcttttaaatttttttatcttcgattataaaaacttattataaaacattataaaatatatgctctTAAAAcacagattaataattaaattgtcttCCTCCGTTCTTTAAAGAGATTGTTCTTGctaaacattaatttacaaatttactcGCATTAAACTGACATGCTACGTATTTATCtatcaaatttcttttgataatttaatttaatagcttaattctgtaattaatttaatagctgaaaatataattgttgaaattttgttttcgcACCTCTGCTGATTGGTTTGCGGTTGCCACGACGCAACTGCGGTCTCAGTTAAAGGAGCGAACACAATTGTATCATCCAAAGGATTCAGAGCCAGTGACAGACCTTGACTTGACTTTCTACCGATCATGGTCACAGTTAACTGTTGTCCTAAAGAAAGTGGTCCAGTTTTTAGAGCAGAGGTGGATACACTGAAGATACGACTGGTCGCCAGAGGTTGGTAATAGACGGTTCGGAGTCTCGGTGAAAATGTTATACCCACTATGCCATCCAGAAACTCGAAAGTGTCGCTTCCGATCTACagataaatacttatttaatgttataatataattaatattatattaatgtagaatataacataattttaattaatataaataataaaattaaaatatacaatataatataattaatatcataatatattctgATATATACGAGATACATACAATTGGGCACATTTCATTGCTTGTacacttaaatatattgtgtatcaTATATCATGCATAAATGATGACATAgcaagttatatattatattttttataatatgttagcataatatatgttaatgaatgttataacaaatttttataataagtattgAACAATATTTACactacgtaaaaaaattaaagggtcgctttcttctatataaaaaaaggccaatttttaagtagttgcaacttccttaaaaataatcggaataagatcaataaaaaagcgtttcaaacCTTGaagtttttagttttagaatcttacAATGAATTTGAATTCattctatttgttacaaaattatattgaaagaaagcaacgtcgattgaacaaatttttcaaaagtttgttcaAGAAtactgaattaaaaaaaatcttagcacgatttcattaattgaatGTTAAAGGAGaaagttttagctttaatttctttttttaatgaaagttctatgatttattttcgccgagatattcattattaaagcaaaatcgagctattgactttgaatgcttataactagtgaaaaaatgatagtacaatgattattaatttaagtttttgaaatgtacaaaaaaaaacttaacgcTTCGGCCTTTTGTACGTCAATTTCAATTCTATTGTAAAATTAGACTATCCCTCATATAAGTAGTATCTATctttcaaaacttttatttttattttaaaactttatcaaactatttaaatgtatactgtaattttttaattttatttatgcatctttttttaaataatcaaatattatgctTACTCTGTATGTTGCTTCGTCTGGATTAGGATACATGGATGCGTGAACAATACGCCAGCTCCTATCTCTAAGGCCATCGAAAACAACAattcctaaaaaaaatattagaatttcttttaattttcttcaagaatttaaaaaaatagttcttatatataattccttATAATTGCAAAAGAAACATGATCTATATACAtagcttgaaaaaaattgttgtaagaaaaaaaatcatattgaagaaagatatttaaattactctcttatatctcaatataataataaaatacagaattatatcattatttatctaaataaatccaaaatattattgtgtttagaatatatcttttttaaatatgatatcaatgatttcataaaaaattgtgttacCTGGGCCGAGAGTATCTGTTATATAGAGAAATACATCATCACATGTTTTTGCCGAAACTTCATCGATGACAAAATTAGTCAACAAACTATCTGGCCTCAACACCTAACAGAggcaaacaataataataaccgAGAAAgaacacaattatttttatacataacgAATAACGATGTTTTCAACGTTTCTCAGAAGCTAGCGTACACATATTACGCATTACTAAAATtgcaaatcaattttattttgctttttatgtaaactaataaaaccggtttttaattattctctctAGTTGTAATTTAaagctattatataaattatttacagataATTACAACacttcttttttcattttcttccgtgatttttaataatatacagaatatattataagtcactctctagaaaataaattgacgAAGTCAAAATAAGTCAAAAGTAAAGAATAACAAAGTTACATTTGAAGAGTTacaatatagtttaaataataaaaaaatttatttttgaattatttctctttgaattaaaagtttgtgattgttttaataacaataagttaaaaaccttaacattaattaactaACAAATGAGCAGTAAAGATAGAATTACAGGTGTTTAAATAATCCACCATCAACTTGAATGCATAAATTAgtacaatttaaaagaaagtttCTCACTCGCTGCAACATTAgtctgtgtaaaaaaaaaaaaaaaaagattcacaAATATAACATCGTCATTCTTTATTTTGGATTTATTACTCCTGACTGCTGCCAACTGTAGATTGTTTTGATTATGTCAATTCATTCTCTAGAAATGAGGCGTAATTTATGATACACTTTGTatctctattatttaaaataaatacatgataTACTAGAAAATTTGATGttagttgaaataaaataaatatttgatagtttttaaattatttagtaacaTTCTTTATCATCTATTTTAAATGACCTTTACAATAATTTGTAGCAATTTGAAatagaattctatttataaattcatctGTCGTACAACATATTTCAATACTCACGAAATTTGAACGTGAAaacatttgaatttaaatacatacaaatgtatagaattataaaatatttgtcgcGTCTAAcagcttaataaataaaaatatttatctttatatagatattatataaatattttattgtttacttttatttataaactgttttattcttttcaattattggttttttcaattatttttacatatttattttattgcttctaataaaaaaatcagtctCTCTTTATTGGCGCGTTTATTccactttctttattttaaaaagaaatgtcaCTTTGCTTACCTCACGCGGAAAAGTGACGTGACGAACTACCTGATTGGTTTTTAAATCAAAGACCACAATTTTCGGTGGACAAACGGCCATGAAATCGTCGATTGACGTCATGACACCGGCATCGACAACCCATAATCTGTCGCAACTATCCAGCCTGGTTCGATACACCGAAATCAACTTGGTACAATTGATTTCTCCTTTCCCAGCACCGTGCCAG
It encodes:
- the LOC140663944 gene encoding dopaminechrome tautomerase; protein product: MRCMLFLPTILLLLFVKIKAETLETVAQWQLLDFALPYDRGFLNQYRRENIVLTGIEIAWDRIFVSTPRLRAGVPATLSFFSRREPLGSSPQFHAYPSWDWHGAGKGEINCTKLISVYRTRLDSCDRLWVVDAGVMTSIDDFMAVCPPKIVVFDLKTNQVVRHVTFPREVLRPDSLLTNFVIDEVSAKTCDDVFLYITDTLGPGIVVFDGLRDRSWRIVHASMYPNPDEATYRIGSDTFEFLDGIVGITFSPRLRTVYYQPLATSRIFSVSTSALKTGPLSLGQQLTVTMIGRKSSQGLSLALNPLDDTIVFAPLTETAVASWQPQTNQQRILAYSPEELQFVAEIIWAKHDNGDYWVMSSRFHKFFLKKVDTRQTNIRIMRIKMNNQLLNPSLNQQIDPYFSLHFYNNTLGF